In the genome of Desulfurellaceae bacterium, one region contains:
- a CDS encoding VWA domain-containing protein — protein sequence MASAEKERTGVTDPQEDLWLSRGRFGTNARWFAVSTVAHLLLLSVFATTAVTVIQKGQDLIKVTALPFAQDPAAQAEDQKDPDDWEGEPSLRDLPGALSMDMLPHRQVKKWSSGPPPLAGRVAAIKPTAMPILSNSFSPVTIQVGRTSDDLKGITTQITNLSGSLDGVAGGDFGDRVGGLRRVGIDVALVVDATDSMQFVIDSVRERLSNMIESLQTMVDTTRVGIVAYRDRGEDYVTRWVDFSFSTSKLQGFLANLEAGGGGDWPEAVYEGVDVAIHDLSWRKKSRRILVIVSGSSPHPESVSNILNLAQSFRAGGGYVSALDLAEKMHEDFERSLWKQTAHLTNIAFSPSPLPGFYQEFRDTMASIATAGGGEFIPLTDEKQLTKQIIVLTFGTRWETEMERFLRDLS from the coding sequence ATGGCTTCCGCCGAAAAAGAACGCACCGGCGTGACCGACCCCCAGGAAGACCTGTGGTTGTCCCGAGGCCGGTTCGGCACCAACGCGCGCTGGTTTGCCGTCTCCACCGTCGCCCACCTGCTGCTGCTGTCGGTGTTTGCCACCACGGCGGTGACCGTGATCCAGAAGGGTCAGGACCTCATCAAAGTGACCGCCCTGCCGTTCGCCCAGGACCCGGCCGCCCAGGCCGAGGACCAGAAAGACCCGGACGACTGGGAGGGCGAGCCGTCCCTCAGAGACCTGCCCGGCGCCTTGTCGATGGACATGCTACCGCACAGACAAGTCAAGAAATGGTCGTCCGGCCCACCACCGCTGGCCGGCCGGGTGGCCGCCATCAAGCCGACCGCCATGCCGATTCTGAGTAACTCCTTCAGCCCGGTCACCATTCAGGTCGGCCGGACTTCTGACGATCTCAAGGGTATCACCACCCAGATCACCAATCTGAGCGGCTCGCTCGACGGGGTGGCCGGCGGCGACTTCGGCGACCGGGTCGGCGGGCTGCGGCGGGTCGGCATTGATGTCGCCCTGGTCGTGGACGCCACCGACAGCATGCAGTTCGTGATCGACTCGGTTCGCGAGCGGCTCAGCAACATGATCGAGTCCCTCCAAACCATGGTCGATACGACCCGGGTCGGCATTGTGGCCTACCGGGACCGGGGTGAGGATTACGTCACCCGCTGGGTCGATTTCAGCTTCTCGACCTCGAAGCTACAGGGTTTTCTGGCCAACCTCGAAGCCGGCGGTGGGGGTGACTGGCCCGAGGCGGTGTACGAGGGCGTTGATGTGGCGATCCACGACCTCAGCTGGCGCAAGAAATCGCGCCGGATTCTGGTCATCGTGTCGGGCTCGTCTCCACACCCCGAGTCGGTCAGCAATATCCTGAATCTGGCTCAGAGCTTCCGGGCCGGGGGCGGCTATGTGAGCGCCCTGGACTTGGCCGAAAAGATGCACGAAGACTTTGAGCGCTCCCTGTGGAAACAGACTGCGCATCTGACCAATATCGCCTTTAGCCCATCTCCGCTGCCCGGCTTCTACCAGGAGTTCCGGGACACCATGGCCTCGATCGCCACCGCCGGCGGCGGCGAGTTCATCCCCTTGACCGACGAGAAACAGCTGACCAAGCAGATCATCGTCCTGACCTTTGGCACGCGCTGGGAAACGGAGATGGAACGCTTCCTGCGAGACCTGAGCTAA
- a CDS encoding biopolymer transporter ExbD: MAMSGPKKRGGRDEVMSEINITPLTDIFLVLLIIFMVTSVAMVQSGATIDLPRVQETESEPRQIIVTVTPQKEIFVNNQPVALAELELYLRPIIETMQDVPVVLEGDQSVILGEAVKILSAAQRAGATQIAIAAQQGAG; encoded by the coding sequence ATGGCCATGAGTGGTCCCAAAAAGAGGGGCGGGCGTGACGAGGTCATGTCCGAGATCAACATCACCCCGCTGACCGATATCTTTCTCGTCCTGCTGATCATCTTCATGGTGACCAGCGTGGCGATGGTCCAGTCGGGCGCCACGATCGATCTGCCGCGGGTCCAGGAAACCGAGTCCGAACCGCGCCAGATCATCGTCACGGTCACCCCCCAGAAAGAAATTTTCGTCAACAATCAGCCGGTCGCCCTGGCTGAGCTTGAACTGTATCTGCGGCCGATCATCGAAACGATGCAGGATGTCCCGGTCGTCCTGGAGGGCGACCAATCGGTGATCCTGGGCGAGGCGGTCAAGATTCTGTCGGCGGCCCAGCGGGCCGGGGCAACCCAGATTGCCATCGCCGCCCAGCAGGGGGCGGGCTAA
- a CDS encoding MotA/TolQ/ExbB proton channel family protein: protein MEGLSVMDMIHQGWYVSYPLIIMSVVCITIILERLWNLGGIMTKTLHLARDLVSPLQQGDFNTALETSQAENKLPAGRVFREIIARQQDESTEQLSSLAEERRLEEAEGLKGAIWILATTGVSAPFIGLLGTVVGIIKSFQSMAVEGSGGFTVVAGGISEALVATALGLAVAIIAVIFYNYFNTKLERIDTAMTIGSDRIIDAIRIGRREAAQSA, encoded by the coding sequence GTGGAAGGTTTAAGCGTCATGGATATGATTCACCAGGGGTGGTATGTCAGCTACCCGCTTATCATCATGTCAGTGGTGTGTATCACGATCATTCTGGAACGGCTGTGGAACCTGGGCGGGATCATGACAAAAACCCTGCATCTGGCCAGAGACCTGGTGAGTCCCTTGCAGCAGGGTGATTTCAACACCGCCCTGGAGACCAGCCAAGCCGAGAACAAATTGCCCGCCGGACGGGTGTTCCGCGAGATCATCGCCCGCCAGCAGGACGAATCCACCGAGCAGCTGTCAAGCCTGGCCGAAGAGCGTCGCCTGGAAGAGGCCGAAGGGCTCAAGGGCGCGATCTGGATTCTGGCCACTACCGGCGTCAGCGCGCCGTTCATCGGCCTGCTGGGGACGGTGGTCGGGATTATCAAATCTTTCCAAAGCATGGCGGTCGAGGGCAGCGGCGGGTTTACCGTCGTGGCCGGCGGTATTTCCGAGGCATTGGTGGCCACGGCGCTCGGTCTGGCGGTCGCTATCATCGCCGTTATCTTCTACAATTATTTCAATACCAAGCTGGAACGGATTGATACGGCCATGACGATTGGTTCTGACCGCATCATCGACGCCATCCGCATCGGCAGGAGAGAAGCGGCCCAGTCCGCTTAG